TCTTCTGAGGCAAGTGTTGTATTACTTCCATCTGCTAAATTCTTTGATTGAACATGTTCTTTTTCAGAATCAAATCCAAACTTCCCAACAGACATGCACATATTTTCGTCACTAACATGTTGCAGATTCTCCGATTCTTTGTTGTCtgcaatttcattattattccgAATCGTTTTAGTACTGCAAGTGGCATCGGAAGGACTGCTGGGATCTTCAGTATCGCTTTGAAGGTCACTCTTCTCATTCTTCGAGACATGGAAGGTAGCATTTTCGTCTCTGTCcatcaaatttataaagaaaggCACAACTCCATGCATCCTGTAAATGGATTTAGAAGGTTCATCTTCAAGAGATgcaattgaataaaacattttatacagtTCTTCATCTGTTGTTAAACTGAAATCAACCATATTTTTACGTGATTGATTGGACTTCTGAAACATTCGGTGGCCATTAACTACGATGATAATATTTTTCGATGTATCGTCACCAGTTTTCTTCAACAGTCTAAATTTCTCATCGATGCTTTTCGACAGTTCAGTCTGTATAGTTTCATTACATTGCTCCCCAACTGCAGAGTTCATAGTAGATGCCACCTGTTCACTGAAGTTTTCACTATGTATTTTAATTGATTCCTCTCCCTTCTCAGTTTCTTCATATTTGcacatttgtttttcttcaatttctttttgcattacaTCCCCAGATGTTGGGATTTCTTCAGTTTCTTTGAGTATTCCAATACCAGACATAACTTTATCTGTGTTTTCTTTTGGTAATCGTAAACCAGAAGTGTAAGCTGAGACATATTCTTGAAGAATTGCATTAtctgatttttcattttcattttctgcatGCATTTCAGTACCAGTCGCTTGGGTACCttcattttctttgtaaaattcaaGATCGAAGGGACTACTATATGCTTGAACCGATTCGAATTCATTGGGAAATGTGTAACTATCCAATGACTTAGCGCATGCAAATCCACTGCATTCATCGTCATTTTTCTCTTCGATATCTTTAAATATCTCAGTGAAATCACAAACAGCATTGTTGTCGATTCCACTTCCTTTGAAATTAAGAGTTTCTACAAGTAAAGATGGTAAGAACTCGGCTATCTTTGACAACGAGGCCAATTCTTGATTACTTTTGAGAGAAAATTCGAATCGCATTGTAAGAACATCATCAGGTAAAAATTCTTCCTTTTGTGAAAGAAGAGTGGAACGTTTAATGAATCTCTCTAATCCTGGAATGTAACAATCTGTAAAAATTATGGTATCAATTCCAAAAGACTGGCTATATCTTCTTTCGCCACTGATATCTATGATGCTTGCAGTACAACACATAGAGTTAGAAGAACCCATAGCAGTCAAATCTTGATCAGAAGTCATAGATGATTTGACTACTAGAGAAACATAGCCAGCATAAATTGGGCAACTTCCATTGGGAAAAACACTCACACTGAATGCatataaaccattaaaaaatttggGAATAAAAGTTTCTTCCTGCGGTTTAATGTCTCCAGAgctgaaattttcagtttttaaaactaaaacatgaTCCTCGCTTTGAATTAGTTCTTTCAAATCAAACGTATTCATTGTTCAGTACTACTCTGATGAAAATAGTTTGGAAAACGCACCTACTTAGAATAACAGCATCTGCTTTTGAAACAGTTGGATATCTTTCACTGACGATTTGTTTTTgctatcagaaatttattttggtCATAATGAAACTGCGTCTATTCTCAAATGGATATGCAATAAAAGACCTTTTATTTGCGATAAGAGCCTGGCGCTTTTTCATATGatctaaaaaaaagtttgataataCTTATCACATTGTTAAGCCACAAGATAAAGATATGACTTTCGATTCTCATCTGACAGTTCAATCGCACTGGCTCTGCCGTCGATAAATTTTCGATATCTGAAAGaacaatgattaaattttaaatgcacagTTTTACTATAATTGATGaatatccttaaaaaattatgttattttcttaaaaatcacataaacaatttaatttaaatgtgaattcaaaatagaagtttagaaaaaaaattctttatttgtgaaaaattcgCTCAACGCATGaaactgataaattatttaaacaagatatattaacatgattacaataataattgaaaattaatctgtTGCATGGTTTTCATCAGTTTTATTGTATTGATAGGTAATGCATGCATATTATATAActgttattaattttacatttttattcgtgGACCGCACATACATGCAAACATATATATGTTAACGGATAAATCAATGAatcatttttggttatttttaataataagcgattaatcatatttaacgtaacacatattatatatactaatatgCAGAGCGTCCCCAAAAAATATGGGAcaagcatttatttccttaactattgGATTTAGACTTGTATTTCCAAcaacaaagtttcatcaaataagatACTTATATGTAAGGAAATACTTTAGCATctgtaaaagagaaattttttaaaaacaagtttaaaatattaaattttaatatgttcaaCATAGAGAAAAATTGTCAATAGGTaagttttcttttacattttatcgTAAACCCATTGAAAAAACACAATATTTCtgattggattattttttaactgtttgtaaaatttgctgagattttaaaaatgaaatttatggaCTATTCAATACCATTTACTGGAATTTGAGCAAgactttctttgaaattttcaaggataatatatacattacgaaagattatttgaaattttcaaggataatatatacattacgaaagattatttgaaattttcaaggataatatatacattacgaaagattatttgaaattttcaaggataatatatacattacgaaagattatttgaaattttcaaggataatatatacattacgaaagattatttgaaattttcaaggataatatatacattacgaaagattatttgaaattttcaaggataatatatacattacgaaagattatttgaaattttcaaggataatatatacattatgaaaaattatttgaaattttcaaggataatatatacattaagaaagattacttgaaattttcaaggataatatatatattacgaaagattattaaaagagcagagacaaaaaaataataacgcgTTTATTAACTTccattaattttcacaaaataatcaGATAGTGCATTAATTGTATTGCTTGATAacttattgaaaatgaataattttaacacttATACGAAGTTGCATGCATTTCAATGATATTTGAACATATATGATTCATCGTTCATAGTTTGTGACATGACGATAAGTTTTTTGAATTCATAGGCAAATATCTATAGAGCTTGCACTGCAAAAgtcaatttatttcttagttcagaaattatgtcattcaaaattaattgaatacaTTGGCGACCATTCAGCTTTCTATTGTACAAATTGGATCAATCTAAAAGTTGATGAAAATATCACACTACATATCTATAGAACCACTGATGAGGATCTTATTCAAAGACTGGAATTTTTACCACTCTAAAAGTGatagctttaaatattaatgtttctattaaagaaacatttgtttGCCCAAATTGCATTTCTCTGAGAAGAAGGATTTGATTTTaccataaatgaaattcaattgtgaAATTTCTAGGCGTCGATCTCGTAATTATCCATGTAATTATTGTATCAGTCCATGGACTTCAGAAATACTGTACATatgaatttattacattcaattatttgatgagttctgaatttgaaaaataagacaaTGCATTGATTTCTGAGTCACATTTATAATGCCACATCTTTCCCGTTCTTCTCCGGTAAAATAAGAGTCTGTAGTTTGTGATCGCCAAACAACTTTCTAAACACACTTCTTAGAAAGTCGATGGAAAATCGGGACACTACGCTTGCATTCATCTATAAGACAGGCGTTATGATCGCATACAATATAAATCATCAGTATTTCGAAACATTCCTTGTTACTGAAATACATCGTTTTATTATAAAGCATACAAGTgcgagcaaataattttattttctttttcggcactcctttaattttctgatatttcttaattgttcAGTTTCTCGTGTTCCTTTTCTGTTCTTTATAAAGTCAATATTTTAATTGTCGAACAATCAAAATGATTAGCACATTTCTTTAAAGTCTTGAAGTACTACTAGACAAATACTTACAGATGATGGCTTTTCTGCATTGAATaaactttcatttctaaaataagtattttcgTTTGAATTAGACATTAgtccctctaaatttaaaaataagcctaTCTCTGCGAATTCTGTAGTAGAAATGTGAAACTTTGTGTATGCATGGATgaatgtaaaaaaacattttattaattggcATTTTTACTATATAGAGAATGTATAGAAACTCagttgtttaaactttttttctatcaACTTCCACAGAATCCAAAGTGCGTCCATACAATTTTTcaccttatttaataaaactttgtaaatagcAGTATATGCCTAccgataataattttaaaaaataaaagcttgttccacttttttgggcgtgtgtgtatgtatatatgtacaCTTTTGAcgtttactttattaaaaaaaaaacacttctttaaTAGCTCTGAAAATagctagcttttttttttttctttgacttcaTCATCCATATGACTGTGTAATTTTATCTTGTTTGATAATATGACTGACCTTCACCTCTGTTTTTCTTATctatcagtttaaaaatatactcCTTTCCCAAGAAGTTGTTCTTAGCCTGAGATTACTAACTATAACATCCCAGAAAGTTGACATAATTTTAACTTCTCTACATCCGTTCAAAACATTATCTGACTCCTTTAAATACAGAAATGTAggcataatattttgatttagctTGAAATATGGATTCcatgtaaaaaaaagtatgtttgcAATTACcgtgtcaatatttaattattagtctCTGAACTAATAATTAAAACAGACTCTGACTCAGAAATCTGACAGCTAAACCACTTGATAGATACATAATAAAATGTCTAATTTGAAGatgaaagtacaaaataaaaactctgttcatccaaaatttgaagaagaaaaaaacagtaggtgggtcttcccgaaactttctcgcatactctctaataaatttctcATGCCAAAGAACGCCCTACATAGCAATGGCGtgaaatagttacgaaatattaaccttcggcGGGaatttggccttttttttttaatctatcgtGTTATTCTTGGCGGGTTTTTTGGCGTTAATCCCAGGCCTTCAGTTAATAATATTCGGAAATCGAATTTATGTCTTAGACATACTTTCCACAGCTGATTagagcaaaaatttaaaacaaaactacacttgcagtcacaaaattccacacttaattaaatgtatttcagtTGGATTTTCGAACTACcgcttttacatatttctgaaagtataaaccgACAGATAGTGAACCTTTTCTTCgagttggctcaaaatttgacaggtgtctataatacagatgttaaatcagtgtagTGAATTGTGAATTCTATCTACCTATCTCTCTATGTTTTGTCactatcgtattaacttatattcgaagagccggacagacggacttcctcagaGTAGATTCTacttaaaaaattgatagaaatctgtaaatttggtgtaaagaccgtataccaaattttaactttctagtccaaagcgttttttgagtcgtctttgtcacagacaaaaagagattttctgaaaatgtgttgTTCGAATTCATAGATATCTGAAACGTGgaacattcgtcaaaatctcgaattctaatgttttgacgattattatactttctctatagtattatatgaaaaagtaaaaagcggCTTACAATATGTAAAGAAGGAGAACAAACAATTTTCAACCTAAAATTGCagtatagtttttttatatatattttaaagttttaataaataatatataattaattaatagaaagcatgtctaaaatcaaaattattacagtaaaatttttaatgattttttaaaagaaaagatagcatcaataaataataattggatACAATTTCGGTAAATAATCAATCAACTTTAGTAAAACAAAGAGTTTTCGGTATTTTGAATACAGCAATAGCTAAACAATAGAATTCTAAATAAAcattagaattctaaaataaacattagAATTCAAAACTAAAgcgtttaaattaatattccatctttttctttttgaactgAATACATTGTCTAACCATAAGTGTATCTTATCAATGGTATATATGGAGTTTGGATCAGGAGCAGAAGTGATCCAAGAGCAAGAAAGGAATTTCTCAAGggatttttaatcatgaaataattaattataattcgaaATATGCTAAAACAGAAAGCATGATTTTAACACGTCttgaatttgtcattttaattattttttaatttggttatttgaattaattacttattttgaagCTTACTTTATCAGCTTAAATTATCgggaaagtttaaaatattgcttctgAGATGAGATTTGGTTTTTAAGCGtttttactttcccatatacaaagtattgtaatcttcaaaaaattcaaattcgaaattttgacgaatcgctACGTTTTGACCTCacagagttcgaaaaacagatttttggaaaaCGTTCGTCAATCTGTGacagtgataactcaaaaacgctttgagctggacggatgaaatttggtatacatcgtcagataaaatttgtagatttccgtTCAGAGGACATCTCTCTGTCTGGCTATCCGAATAAAGATTGACACATAGCTACAAagcgaagagagttagatagataaagtttcatacataaaattacgatctatagtgtagacaaatatcaaattttgagccaagaCGAACAagaagttgaccgtctgtcaatctTTACTTgttaaacgcgataactcaaaaaggtaatgactgaaatatatgaaatttggtatgtgattttgagtCTACAAGTATAGctctgtgtaaaatttttatttcaatcggttgggaaaaacgactagttcgattttcggatactgttaaccgcatgccagggatttatcgccagaaaactcgccaaggatcatacgatagattaagcaaaaatgctacattcacgccaaaagttatcATTCTGTAACTgttgtacgtcaatgccatgtaaGTCGCTCTCTGAGacaatacctttattagagagcatgcgagaaagttttagggagactacACCAGTcggttttaattaaatattactttacatATAATTCGTAAGAACGTAGAGAATGTAGTTTCTTGAACGATAATTTCATAGTCTTGCTTTTATATCTGTTGTGCAATctacagttatttataaataaatctttgaagaATAATTCACAGGTTCCTTTCTTTAGGAAAGGAAACTGTATATTGAAACTGTTCTTTCGTATTGGTTGCCAGTTTCCTAGCATCCTTAGTAATCAAATAGTGCACTCGCTGgagaatataaacaaaaaattttcacttCCGTATTTTGAATTGCATCACTACTGGCATCAATCACTTCACTTGAGAAACAGGCTTGTATCTGTTTACTAGGAAACGTAATTTTTGTATCTATCCGGTAACCGTAGATGTTGTGCAAATATGTTTGTTTTGCCAGATTTAAACCAGAGGGAGAGGTTTCCACAGAACATTTccgcatattctgtaataaatgtcCTTCCTAGCCCTCCCCCTTGCAGGAAATTGCCGGTATTGAGTAGAGCCGCGAATGTCTTgcgaaatatcgatctttgatgtgaatttggcatttttactgaagctGTCGTCTGCCCCTTTGCATTTCAGCTGTTAATCGCTAGCGTTTGATAATACGTACTCGAAAGTCGAGTCGCATCAAGGAAAATCAATATGTTTTAGGTGCTTTGTTTCCAACCGACAGAAACCTAGATTTGCTATAGAACTAGAACTGTAGGCACAAAAGCACATtgcagatttcatatatttaagccaatgcgtttttgtgttatctttttaATGCTTGTGGTAGAACAGACCAACAGGAAATCACCCCTTCagggatttaattcaaaatttgatagatattgaCCTTTAATATGCTAAATTTCTGGTCTATATTTTATTCGTCTGGCTTTCTTCATATTGtagataaaatgtattacattCAAAACTTGGTAgatttctacaaatttggtgtaaaaccaTTATCAAagttcatctgtctagctcaaaacgtttttgaattatctttgccacagGCAGACAAATACAATACCAAAAATTGTGTTTCTCGACTGTGTTTTTTTAGTACCAAAAGTATTTTTAGGGAGCTCGAAACGAGTttggtcaaaatctcgagtttgagttttttgacaattataatactttctctttatttgACATATAAGGAAACAAAAACCGGTACCTGCGACATGCAAGTAAAATAGGCTTCGCTAATTTCAAGTCAAGTGTTGCAGAAATTTGACAATTATGCCTAAATCAAATCTAACTTTTACTAGAcaataacatcaaaataaataatcgcAGCAAATTCTGTTAAGATTACCAGTTGCAAGCTTGGTAAGGAATTAAGGTATCTGCCTACGTCTAAAAggccacttttggtcaaaattcacaattttttttttatttttttattttaaagtgcatttatttagctttctaaatctgtatttatttttctcctacgattgatagaaatggagatatgaagatttatgtaattcaaaaaagtcgaaaacgaaaccggaagtgcttaccggaagttgaatgtttttcgtcgtttcatcaaacatacgctcctaaaatcagaaattaattatttttttaaatttatacaaaactatatgcaagccacctaaatttgaattaattttcagctctttatatacagaaaagattggcaacagctgcttctctaacattgtttacgtttgaaaacatctgctcgtctcgtgttatatgtttatttactttgctttttcgagtgaatacagcttagtttgatttgaatatttattgctttttgtttaaaaagtgttttaaatgggtggaaaaagcattaacagaagtaagaaacgaaagtttcatggaaataggcattcttcttccatgcaagctgcagactctgttggtgtattagattcaaaacaaaagacttgcagcgaaaagaaactgctgaattcgcagttatgtgaagataatgttcctgatttgaaaaaaaataacctttctggatttcgaattatggatatcgagatattaataagtgtttttactc
The window above is part of the Argiope bruennichi chromosome 7, qqArgBrue1.1, whole genome shotgun sequence genome. Proteins encoded here:
- the LOC129975601 gene encoding uncharacterized protein LOC129975601, which codes for MNTFDLKELIQSEDHVLVLKTENFSSGDIKPQEETFIPKFFNGLYAFSVSVFPNGSCPIYAGYVSLVVKSSMTSDQDLTAMGSSNSMCCTASIIDISGERRYSQSFGIDTIIFTDCYIPGLERFIKRSTLLSQKEEFLPDDVLTMRFEFSLKSNQELASLSKIAEFLPSLLVETLNFKGSGIDNNAVCDFTEIFKDIEEKNDDECSGFACAKSLDSYTFPNEFESVQAYSSPFDLEFYKENEGTQATGTEMHAENENEKSDNAILQEYVSAYTSGLRLPKENTDKVMSGIGILKETEEIPTSGDVMQKEIEEKQMCKYEETEKGEESIKIHSENFSEQVASTMNSAVGEQCNETIQTELSKSIDEKFRLLKKTGDDTSKNIIIVVNGHRMFQKSNQSRKNMVDFSLTTDEELYKMFYSIASLEDEPSKSIYRMHGVVPFFINLMDRDENATFHVSKNEKSDLQSDTEDPSSPSDATCSTKTIRNNNEIADNKESENLQHVSDENMCMSVGKFGFDSEKEHVQSKNLADGSNTTLASEENAGEKEDRKDESSTEDENDKEHKFDFLIQTADNETILVPFEENKETIGSKLLTASTVFENMLRHPMKERSERRVEMSDATSRTVNNLLSYVDGGKFSDIPLPDAYDLYEAADKYAVKNLMKECSDFMAYFPIRENVWSMVKLAQLHCDDYLLELAERVQTLVLRLEQISLKKRNEFVDSFIDGLLNEISLESKETESDFFAQDFNFYQ